The following nucleotide sequence is from Leucoraja erinacea ecotype New England chromosome 2, Leri_hhj_1, whole genome shotgun sequence.
AAAcactagtttggtttggtttggtttaatttGATTTAATATTTTTGTCACTTGCACTGAGGAACACTTAGTCTTGCATGCCATACATAAGTAAAGCAGATAATGTAAAAGTGCAGAACAGAGTGTTACAGCTAcaaatgcagattaaaaaaggCATACAGGCATCATTTGGAGCATTGACTATGTGATGAGGGCAAGTAAATTACCGTAAATCTCAAATAATCAGGTACCCAACTGTCTGGAAATCCCAACAATTCAGCATCTGGCTTGCTGAGTCTATTTCTGGAGCTCTTTAAACCTAACAAGGATGTGTGTCAATGCCCCTTTTAAATTCACTGGATAAATTATTATACTACTGTATAGTTCCCTCTAACAACACTCTCCTCCACATGACAGAACTTGCCCTCCATCTCAACAACACTTTTGATTCTTTCACTTTCTTCAAGTTAGAGATGTAGCCATGAGCACATGCCTAGGCCCCAgccatgcctgcctttttgttgcctacgtcgaacaatccctgttccaaacgaacactggcaccatcccgcacctctttctctgctacatcgatgactgcattggagCTGCCTACTGCACCAGTGAGGAACTTGTTGATATCATTAATTTTACCCCtggccctcaaattcacttggaccatctttgacatctctctcaccctttcttgctctctctatctccatcgcagggtaAAAACTATCGAATGACATCTATtgcaaacccattgactcccactATTTTTTATACCTACACCTACATTATTTACACCTTGCCTCTTGCAAGGATGCGATTTCTTATTCTCAATTTCTCTGTATCCGCCACATCTTCTCACAAGATGAGGCGTGCCATTGTAGGACATCCAAGATGAACTATCTGAACTACATAgattgggggcattggttttctcTCTTTGCACTATtactgtttgtttgtttttacatATATACTTTTTTtgtcatttatcatattgtttatgaAGTACTATCTTTACGCATTCTCTGTTATGTTGctccaagtaaggatttcattgttctatctgaaattcttacttccagtAGCATAACTGAGAATGTGtaacatagtattctgtaaacaatatgataattgacaaaaagaaatgtttttttcattgttctatcttggggtggaagattgtaacGGTCACGTGGGCCgccttgtttcgacgaatgcaatcaacccggcattcacaatcaaataagatcaaatagaacaagttgtcctacaactttaggctgtgcacgtcatatgcaagaagaagaagaagaagaagaagaagaagaagaagaagattgttctatctgggacatatgacattaaaacccTCTTTACACTTTACTCTTTAGTACATATTGTTTCCCCCTGCTATCATTGAAAGATCTCTCACTTACTTTTCCTCTGTAGCTCTGCTCTTCCTCACCTTCCCTCCAGACTGTACAAGGGGAGAGTTCACCTGGTTCTCACCTACcaacccaccagcctccgcactagggctctgtacaactgcagaaggacctctttgctcctatattcgattcctcttgttataaaggccaacatgccattcgttttcttcactgcctgctgtacctgcatgctcactttcatagacagatgtacaaggacccccagatcccgttgtacttccacgtttcccaacttgacgccatttagataataatctgccttcctgtttttgctaccaaagtggctaaccacacatttatccggattaaacttcatctgccatgcatctgcccactcccccaacctgtccaagtcaccttgcattctcagcatccccctcacagttcacactgccctcacaggcaggaacggggtactgattgtggatgatcagccatgatcacattgaagggcagtgctggctcgaagagccgaatggcctcaaagagccgaatgacctactcctgcacctattgtctattgtctattgccatcccggggattaaccttgtgaacctacgctaagtccctcaatagcaaagatgtcctttctcaaattaggagaccaaatctgcacacaatactccagttgtggtctcaccagggccccatacaactgcaaggacctctttactcctacactcaaatcttctcgttatgaaggccaacatgccattagctttcatcactgcctgctgtacctgcatgtttattttcagtgactggtgttcaaggacacccaagtctcgttgcatatCCATTTTTCCTGATCTgataccattgagataataatctgcctctttgttcttgctgccaaagtggataaactcacttttatctacattatactgcatctgccatgcatctgcccactcactcaacctgtccaagaaaCCCTGCGGCCTCCTatcatcctctttgcagttcacactggatctcccagttgttaactctacttcccattcccacactaacctttctgtcctgggcctcctccattgccagagtaatgccacatgcaaactggaggagcaacacctcatattcctctaGGCTAGCTTACAACCTATCAGTACGGACATTGAATTTGGCAATttcaggtaactaacctacaaacaacacCACCCCCTTAGTttattcttccccctctcttccctgtgccacaCCTGGAGTTGCACTCatatctcttctccccctccccttccacctatattctttCCTCTGGTTCACAATTTGAGCatattctatccttatctcacactttttgacTTCATTTCTGGTCTTTGTGCAACtatcagcctatcaagtctatcactgcaccccccccccccttcctttacctgtatccacctatcacttgtcaggctatgAGCataaccaaagataggcacaaagtgctggagtaactcggcaggtcaggcagcatctctggagaaaaaggatgggtgactgtaAAGGAGCCAGTCTGACATACTGTGATCTTTACTAACTCTTTATTACAAAGCATGTTAAACACGTTCCAGTACTGACTGCACAtagtcttcaggcatactggaaccaagggaggagcaaaggGAAGACACCTCAGTTATACTGGAATGACTGGACATGGTTAGTggcattgaggtagctacattataggttgcatgcataaaccatctacatcctttcccttagaaattaaaaaaatgaaattataacagtggcagtgtgattatacaacacatgcGAATTTAATCAAAATCACCGTAGCGaacaggaggtttgacaacccgacccgagcgtgtgcgtacagcaccatcaccctccccaccggATAAAAGAGGAGGCGGAGCAGcagcagccgggaaggagaaagtcAGTGGAGACGCAACCGGGATAGCAGGAGGTGACCCAAGCGGGGCGGGTGAGAcaggaggaggagacggggaAGAAGGAGTTTAAGGAGAACGTGCAGGGGATGAGATAAGTCACCTGGAACCAGGAAGAGCAGTGGGAGGAGAACGCGGCAAACAAACCGACCGGGGCCAGCAGTTATCCGCGGGGTAAGGAGAGATGACAGGCTCGAAACGCAACGGAGGAGCGTAGGGATCCGCAGAAGGAGGCTGAGGCTCGTTGACGGCcagcaggtgctggcggctgcggCAGTAGACAGTCccatcaaagtccaccaggtaagatggTGGGGAATCGTCCACACCAACAACGGTTGCGAGCcgggagaatccggtggctgtctgcacGCGGACGatctggccaggcagtagtggtgagagcgggcggcaggacttgtcatgtGAGTGGCGCTGTACCTCATGCTTGTGAacaatccgttgctggacggcggcaggctggaggaccttgggcaccaggGACTGTTGGGCGATCAGCATCGGTGGGCGAAGCATGcgggacatcagacgctgggcaggggatcgcatggtagggTCCCGTGAGATGTTGCAAAGGTTTAGTAGACTTTGGTAGAAatcaccattggagagacgagactgctcgagcaaattcttggcactgcggacagcgcgctcggccaggccgttgctctgcgggtaatcggggctgctggtatagtgagtgaagttccacttcaccgCGAAAGCCTGGAATTCGGCACTGGTGAATTGTcagccgttgtcggtctgcaagcggaccggggaaccaaaggtagcaaagtgtctgcgcagcttactgataaccatttcagagTAATCAACACCAGGTAATGCTTGCCTCGCCATTCAAATAGGTCGGCAGCTAGCGAGGACCAGGGCATGGcaggcgcaggctgctgcagaagtggctggcgTAGCTGGTGTGGGGCCAGGGTGTTGCACTCAGGACAGGAAGCTACCCGGGCTtgaatgtacttggccatgccgggccagtagTATTGTTCCTGGGCATGTGAGATGGTGGCATCagctccgggatgccccatgtgggcagctttGTAGTACGAATCAtatagggaggcagggacgaccactttgtgacccttgatgatgatgcaGTCCCGGAGCACAAGCTCATCGCGGACCAGAAAGAAGGGGTGGGCACCCGCAGGCAGTGAGGTGCGTCTGctgggccacccccgctggatgacagctgcgagctgttgcaggtcggggtcgttggcggtgtgctcaaccaggcactgcagtggcttagagggaacaaagttgacattgagtacctgcagatcctcctgctcgtaggggtgcctgtcacaggaggagcggggggcccgggacagcgcgtcggccacatgcatctcggtgcccctcttgtacacgatcagaaagtcgaaccgctggagctgtaacATCATGCGCTGGAGTCTTGCAGGAGCGATGTGGATAggcttattgaggatggtcaccaagggCTGATGATCTGTCTCAATggtgaacctggtaccgaaaaggaagtccttgaacttggaacaGTAGTTAAGTCCGAAtacaaccgcaagaagctccttctcaatctgtacatagcgctgctcagtgtctgtcatggtaTGCGAGGCATAAGAAACGGGCTGTAGTGAGCCGTCatcatggagttgcaggcaggcTGCTCTGAGTCCGAAACGAGAGGCATCACACGTAAccacaatgggacgttgcagaCCGAAAAACCTGAGAGTCGGTGTGCTAATCAGTTTTGTTGTGAGAAGGTCGAATGCCTGCTGGTGTTCagggaaccaggaccaggcaatgtccttttttgtcagttgcctcaggggcgcgctcagttcgctgaggtcagggatgaacttccccaggtagttgaccatgcccaggaaacgctgcaggctggtcacGCCGGTAGGGGCAGGCATCTCGGTGATAGCGTTGGTTttctgcggatcaggtttcagcccgtgggccgtgaagatgtggccaacatagggtacttcagctacacggaacttgcactttgacgggttaagttttaagttgatctggcgagcgcggtctagaatccgtcggaggttgcggtcgtgctcagcagcatccttaccgtagaccaggatgtcatccacaataatggcacacggcagaccggcaaacagtttctccatggagcgctgaaacacctcgctagcagagttgatgctgaacggcatccgcaaaaatcTGAATCTTCCGAAGGGGGTGACAAAAGTAGTTAAGTCCGAGGAGCgtttgtctagaggtatttgccagaatgagctcctggcaTCGAGGATGGAGAACACCGTGGCCTGACTGACCTGGGCAGCcacatcttctacagtcctcataggGTAGTGAGGACGTTTTATTGCCAGATTTAAGTCTTTGgagttgatgcacacccgtatctcgctcttacccttcttcatggtggcgaccatggtggagacccactcggtggggtCGCTAACAGCTGCAAGCACGCCCATGTCAACCATTTTCTTTAGCATGGCTTCGACCTTGCCTTTCATGGCAAACGACACCCTGTGTGGAGGCCGGATCACAGGTGTGACCgacgggtcagttgcgatcttgtatacCAGGGGCAGCTTGCCCAGTTCATCGTTGAATAGGTCAGGGAGTGGATCCAGCATCGCCCGCACTTCATGAACAGTACGGTCAAAGGACACCAGCCCGAGATCTTGACATGCCTGATTGCTCagcagagtcacacagtcacagtcaaggATGAAGAAAGATAGGTCACGTgaagatttcttcagcacacagtggaaggtggccctccccacaggttttagctcttctcccccataagcacgtAAAATGGAGGGATCAGCagttaacagctcattatttcttatcttcctgaacaaggatgttgacataacattgacCTTGGCACCAGTATCTAGCTTGGCCGTAAAGGATTTGTTGTTGACAGTAacaagcacagaaggatcggtGAGGCGAGATTGGTTATGGAGGAGAGtgtaaacactggcatctcccatggaaatGCTGGATTCAGAGTCAATAGCAGTGTCGACAGAAGGCTGTGAATCAAATTCGTTATCAGCTTGTTGAAGGTTGTTTAAAATTTGTCTCGGAGCTGGGGGAACGTTCCCATGGGAGCGACAAGCAGCTGAAAAATGGTTCATCTTTTTGCAGAAATTGCAAGCTTTCCCAAATGCAGGGCATTGCGACTGCATCGAGTGTAtataattgcagttggggcacttcCTGACCAACGGAACCCGAGCGGCATATGTCAACCGCGGTTCAGGGCGAGCCTTGTTTTGTTTGTGACGAGGCATAGCAACACCAGTTAGATTAACAGTCCGAttatcagatcccctctgcccatgtggcGGTTCCACCACCTCAGCTATACGACATGCATGCATAGCCTCAGTTAGGGTAAGATCTGGTCTGCGCAGCAGCTCTGCGCGTAGCTTCTGGTCGAGCATGCCGGTGACCAAAATGTCTCTGGTGAGCTGATCCCGCATATTCTCAAAACGGCAGCGCTGAGCAagatagcgcaggtcagcgataaaacattcaacaggttcatcaggctgctATTTTCTTGTAAaaaatctagcccgctccaatatacggttggagggcaagtcacaaatctccgcaaacttgcgtaaaagacataccgggtctgTTGGTTCGACAACTttgtcgttgtcatccaggaccgctggattgtaggTGAAGGTCTGAGCACGTTTCATAGCATcaggaccggcaaggttcagcgGGAGGGAGGCTTTGACCACATCAGGGTCATTTCGGTGAGCGATGTTGATAAAGTGGTTGTAGTCCAACACGAAAAtagcccatcgctccgcgatgtcagCATCGAAGACAAAGGgagagggcttgcggcacgagaatgCCATGGTAAACGGGGAGTAGTCACTGAGGAACTAGgggcaaataaaacccgataaacaggaggcgtgcCTTTTACTTACTGACACCATGTCTGACATACTGTGATCTTTACTAACTCTTTATTACAAAGCATGTTAAACACGTTCCAGTACTGACTGCACATAGTCTTCAGGCaaactggaaccaagggaggagcaaaggAAAGACACCACAGTCATACTGaaatgactgggcgtggttagtggcattgaggtagctacattataggttgcatgcataaaccatctacagtgaCGTTTAGAGTTGGGATCCCGAAGGTTCTCTAACACCATGGGGTAGCAGCTCtcctagctgtgccactgtgctgcccaagttCCTCAAAGAAGTGTCCAAGGCTCTATTATTTTTAGTTGTTTCAGCACAGATTTTCCTTCCTTCCATTATAAAGTCAGAAGTTGGAATGATTGCTGACAATTACACAATGGTCAATTCCATTTGCAGCTCTTCAGCAAATAATGCAGCCAGACATGCAGCAAGAGCCAGAGTCAGGCATAAGTGTCAAGTACCATTTGCACCACAGAAATGTCAGATAATGTCTGTCTAAATAGAAAGAACACCTGTCCTTGAAATGCAGGGACATTACCATCACAAAATCCCTACTACCAACATCCCagaagtctgtagaagggtcccagcctgaaataccatctgaaggtagacaaaaatgctggagaaactcagcgggtgaggcagcatctatggaacgaaggaaataggcgacgtttcgggtcgaaacccttcttcagacttcagaatggATTAAATAtcatctatctattccctcccaagatgctgtctgacctattgagttccttcagcactttgagttttgcttaGGATTCCAAAATCTGCTGTTTCCTTTGTCTCTCTGTTACCAGACGTTACTATTGATCAGCCATGTAAATATTATGGATTCAAAAATAGATTGGAAAGTAACGACCCTTTAGGCTtttctttagtctttagagatacagcatggacacaaggccttggcccaccgactccacgccgaccaactaacgtcatcctacatactagggacaatttacatttttatggagccaattaacctacaaacctgtatttcttttgCGTATGGGAGTTATTTTTGCCGTTCTTCTCTGGTTGCAGACTTGTCCATGAATACCCCGAAGGGATAATCCCTCGCAGCTAGAGATTACAACTGGAATAGACAAGGATCTCATAAATCTCACAATTCAAGGCTGCGGGGTTTCATCAAGAAATTGATGGAATTTTTAGACATCATTATTTAACTTTGGTAATTGGTAATAATAATTATTTCTTTTGGGAGCAAAACAATTGGGAGCAAAATATCTCAGGTTGCCATTTGATCTGTTCTTTAAAGtgattttcaaaatatttatttgtaaatgGACATATTCAAGTCTTGCCAAGATAAAAACATACAAATAATTGTTTTTGAAATATCTGGCCTTGTATCTGAATGCCCTTTTTAATCATTCCTGGCAAATACGTTGAAATAGAAAGAAGGCTATGACAAGAAATGTTATTTGTTGAAGCTTATAATTTGTAAGAGaggatctacagtgcattcagaaagtattcagaccccttcacttttccaccttttgttacgttacagccatattctaaaatggattaaattaatttgtttttaccatcaatctacacacaatggctcaataaaaaaaaagggaaaacagGTGTTAAGAAATTttggcaaagtaattaaaaagaaataactgaaatatcacatttacataagtaatcagaccctttgctatgacactcaaaattgagtctTGGTGCATCCTgtatccattgattatccttgaaatgtttctagaatcttgcctgggtttaaacaactaagttacagagaaaggttgaataagttagatctttattctctggagcgcagaaggttaaggggggacttgatagaggtctttaaaatgatgagagggatagacagagttgatgtggatcagcttttccctttgagaatagggtagattcaaacaagaggtcatgacttcagaattaagggacagaagtttaggggtaacatgagggggaacttctttactcagagagtggtagcggtgtggaatgagcttccagtggaagtggtggaggcaggttcgttggtatcatttaaaaataaattggataggcatattgatgagaagggaatggaggattatggtatgagtgcaggcaggtaaaggggactaaggggaaaaggttgttcggcatggacttgtagggccgagatggcctgtttccgtgctgtaattgttatatggttatatggttatatggtcacttgattggagtccaccagtggtaaattaaattgattgtacatgttttggaaaggcacacacctgtctatataaggtcccgcagttaACAGTGCATGTCggaacaaaaaccaagccatgaagacgtaGGAATAGttcgtagacctctgagacagaattgtgtcgagacacagatctggggaagggtataaaacaatttctgcagcattgcaggtcccaaagaacacagtggcctccgtcattcttaaatggaatggaattaaatgtaacaaaatgtggaaaaagtgaaggggtctgaatactttctgaatgcactgtaggtcaTAAGGATATTTACAGTATCAGTTTGGCATTACATTGCAAGAGAAAAGATTCCATgcaatatttgcatttatatttatGAGGAAAAGTGATTAATTAAGTTTATTCCTAATCGTCAGAACACAGGAAATTTGTATTTGATGCTTGTTCTGTTTTTTCACCATTCTTTTGAAGGGAAGATACTTGCTTTTGTTTTTGTCTAGCTTTTATGTGAAGAGATGCAGGAAGAATCATTACAAAGTTACATGTTAGAAATATATTTTGAGTTTCTATTGCCAATATTGCACATTTATTTTGAAGATGTTCACAATGTGTTTTCCATTTCCATTCAGGAACGATCATTCAGGACTGTGTTTGAAGAGATCAAAGATGTCATCAACGGTATCTTCCTACGATTATGAGAGTTATAATTATACTGATGAGGATTTTGTTCCCTTCTGTGACAATCAGGAAAGCATCTCATTTGGAGACATCTTTACACAAGTCTTGTACAGCCTCATCTTTATTTTCTGCCTGATTGGGAATATTTTAGTTTTCTGGATCCTTGTGAAATATGAGAAGCTGAAAAGTGTAACCAACATCTTCATTTTGAATCTTGTCATCTCTGATCTGCTTTTTGCTTGCTCACTTCCATTCTGGATTGTGGATCATACACACGGATGGATCTTCGGCAAGGCCATGTGCAAGATATTGAGTTTGATTTTCTTTGTCAGCTACTACAGTGGGATCATGCTACTAACATTGATGACCATTGACAGATACTTAGTGGTGGTCCACCCTCTGTCTGCTGTGAGAATCAGAACGATCAGTTACAGTGTAGTGGCCTGTTTGTTAGTTTGGTGCATTAGTATCTTAGCCACAATCCCAGATATGATCTTTTCTGATATTATTGTGAACCAAAGGTTTACCTGTGGAAGTGTCTATCCAAAGGAGCATGAGGAAATATGGCGACTGGTGCAATGTTCTGAACAAAATATTTTGTTCTTCTTGATCCCCTTTGTTATTATTGTGTATTGCTACTATAGGATTTTCAACACTGTTGTTAAATGCAGAGCTCGAAAGAAATTCAAAGCTGTGAAGGTTATCTTCTGTATTGTGGCAGTGTTTTTTGTTTGTTGGGCTCCCTACAATGTAGTAATTTTCCTGCTGTCTTTGTATGACCTCAAAGTCTTAATTGTTGAGTCCTGCGGGATGGGGAACCATCTAGATCTTGCGTTTTTCATTTGTCGGAACCTTGCTTATTTCCACTGTTGCCTAAATCCCTTCTTTTATGCTTTAGTGGGAACGAAATTCAGGaaacatttaaagaaaataataagCATGTCTCTCCCTTACCACAATGTCAGTAAGCATTCAAAGTACAGGCACAGAGGTCGTCACCTGAGTAGTTCACATGACTATTCCAATTCTTCTGGCTTTAACGGAATCTATTTGTAACTGGTTAAGAAACCAGTTAAAGATTGAATTGGTCAATTACAGAATTATACTTTGTATGGCACTTTACAGCCAGATGGATCCAATTAAACCACTTAGAGCAAGGTGGATCTAATCTCACCAATCACAGCAAAATAATTTCAAAAGCACCAATTTACGGTGCACAGAATCTATCTGAATTGATTAAAGTAAGGAATATCTAATGTAATCATTCATACTGTGATTTTCATTCACTATGGCAATTTATAGTCAATCAATGACTTTTCAAGAAACATCCAATccttcataggtacacaaaattgctggagaaactcagcgggtgcagcaacatctatggagcgaagaaaataggcgacgtttcggtccgaaacccttcttcagactctactgtCTACTCCAATCCTTCATATTGTGAATACAGTCACACCCACTGTTagcgtagtttagagatacagcatggaaacaggcctctcagcccatcgggtctatgccaactattgatcacccacTTACATATTTAGTCTGGCCACAGGGAATTCTTGGACAGGTCAAGCTTAGCAGCAGTATAATAGTTTCTGAGTTAGATGGTCAAGAGCTCTAATGCGCTCCAGATATAAACATGTAAGTGAGGTTGATTCTCAGTACAATGCTGCAGTGTAGTGAGGTGGAATGCTTCACTGTGAGAGAGGTCAGTCCCTGCAGAGATGGCAATCTAAGTCCATCAGTCATCTCAAACAGCAAAATCTTTGAACAAGTGGCGAAACAATGCTTATTCTTCAAACATGATCAAAACTGATTATATACAGTATGTGTATGCGCCACATTGTTTTTTGTTACACTGCTGAGTTAGTTTAGCTGCCAGGTTTTTCCTTTATTACTACAGCATATGACTGAGCATAAAATGCTTTGAGACGCACCCGTTTCTTGAAGAATGCAATCAAAATACAAGCCTGGGAGAGtcactgactcattgagttacagtCTTTCAGCATGGAAAATATATTGGTGTTGTTTTACAGAAAAAAACCATTGTTTTATTGTCT
It contains:
- the LOC129710850 gene encoding chemokine XC receptor 1-like: MSSTVSSYDYESYNYTDEDFVPFCDNQESISFGDIFTQVLYSLIFIFCLIGNILVFWILVKYEKLKSVTNIFILNLVISDLLFACSLPFWIVDHTHGWIFGKAMCKILSLIFFVSYYSGIMLLTLMTIDRYLVVVHPLSAVRIRTISYSVVACLLVWCISILATIPDMIFSDIIVNQRFTCGSVYPKEHEEIWRLVQCSEQNILFFLIPFVIIVYCYYRIFNTVVKCRARKKFKAVKVIFCIVAVFFVCWAPYNVVIFLLSLYDLKVLIVESCGMGNHLDLAFFICRNLAYFHCCLNPFFYALVGTKFRKHLKKIISMSLPYHNVSKHSKYRHRGRHLSSSHDYSNSSGFNGIYL